In Archangium violaceum, the following are encoded in one genomic region:
- a CDS encoding response regulator yields the protein MTVPPTQTLEITTDDSARPAETVEPKRVLVVDDFDDAREMYAEYLAYVGFQVDVARNGVEAVEKAQGAPPDIILMDLSLPVMDGWEATRRLKQDLRTRNIPVMALSGHVLAGNAEQARQAGADEFVAKPCLPQDLEDRIRRMLKPSKPKSSP from the coding sequence ATGACCGTACCGCCCACGCAAACCCTCGAAATCACGACGGACGACAGCGCCAGGCCGGCTGAGACGGTCGAGCCCAAGCGCGTGCTCGTCGTCGACGACTTCGATGATGCCCGCGAGATGTATGCGGAGTACCTCGCATATGTCGGGTTTCAGGTAGATGTGGCCCGCAACGGCGTGGAGGCCGTGGAGAAGGCCCAGGGCGCTCCCCCGGACATCATCCTGATGGACCTGTCGCTGCCGGTGATGGACGGCTGGGAGGCCACGCGGCGGCTCAAACAGGACCTACGTACCCGCAACATTCCAGTCATGGCGCTCAGCGGCCACGTGCTCGCCGGCAACGCCGAGCAGGCCCGGCAGGCGGGCGCGGACGAGTTCGTCGCCAAGCCGTGCCTGCCGCAGGACCTCGAGGACCGCATCCGCCGGATGCTCAAACCCAGCAAGCCCAAGAGCAGCCCCTAG
- a CDS encoding carboxypeptidase-like regulatory domain-containing protein, with translation MKKHWAVVLPLLVIGCNGPEDADQDGIVDGVREPDTVSVVAPANPKGTVSGQVLTTRMEPLSGVSVGMTIGSATTDKPVTATTDASGNFMFTNVPAGSNVLLTISKPGYATLRTSAIVPSSAGNIPINNGNANIGAVSLTETNSTVRFTLVTPSGRPAAGAQAYLEATPAGIISVNGTATTAVSSVVVMAQADALGVVTFERVPAPAELARIGGTGAAAGGYRLWVDPIDLNTDGIFDAGGYARKIDASTLMAYGGSQLIQLPAPRTDAGDPSNPDQPAGFGILATNVPSLNFATLTDAAKKAEAKRPMRNLLRSGESIFISFTQPVAKDSLLAILTDEYGQEKLDLVVTPSVTGDSYTLTPAASVIREGQEYNLILRATSAYDGTAKTWKGFFISGDPKTPRPAQLVSAAFRDTTVTGNTAGVLDSGECVLLTFNQLVLSSLELLDAVVITGTTTSQIFKVTRAPPPNAGCAGEAATKYPIDITNFNDATSRFFFTYASATTLPPINPSTTSARVKIDFARFQSLDPASYYETSWGAPIPSTTVVEAALTKAP, from the coding sequence ATGAAGAAGCATTGGGCAGTCGTGCTGCCGCTCCTGGTGATTGGCTGCAACGGTCCTGAGGACGCGGACCAAGACGGCATCGTCGATGGTGTCCGCGAGCCGGATACGGTGTCGGTGGTGGCTCCGGCCAACCCGAAGGGGACGGTCTCCGGTCAGGTGTTGACCACCCGGATGGAGCCGCTCTCGGGCGTCTCGGTGGGGATGACCATCGGGAGCGCGACGACGGACAAGCCGGTCACGGCCACGACGGACGCCTCGGGCAACTTCATGTTCACCAACGTGCCGGCTGGCTCCAACGTGCTGCTGACGATCAGCAAGCCGGGCTACGCCACGCTGCGCACCAGCGCCATCGTGCCGTCCAGCGCGGGCAACATCCCCATCAACAACGGCAACGCGAACATCGGCGCCGTCTCCCTCACCGAGACCAACAGCACCGTGCGCTTCACGCTCGTCACGCCCTCGGGCCGTCCCGCCGCGGGCGCCCAGGCGTACCTCGAGGCCACTCCCGCCGGGATCATCTCCGTCAATGGCACCGCGACGACGGCCGTGAGCTCGGTGGTGGTCATGGCCCAGGCGGATGCCTTGGGGGTCGTCACCTTCGAGCGCGTCCCCGCGCCGGCGGAGCTGGCGCGCATCGGTGGCACCGGGGCCGCGGCGGGGGGGTACCGCCTCTGGGTGGACCCCATCGACCTGAACACCGATGGCATTTTCGACGCGGGCGGCTATGCCCGGAAGATCGATGCCTCGACCCTGATGGCGTATGGCGGCTCGCAGCTCATCCAACTGCCCGCGCCGCGCACCGACGCCGGCGACCCGAGCAACCCCGACCAGCCCGCCGGCTTCGGCATCCTGGCCACCAACGTCCCCAGCCTGAACTTCGCCACGCTCACCGATGCCGCGAAGAAGGCCGAGGCGAAGAGGCCGATGCGCAACCTCCTGCGCTCCGGCGAGTCCATCTTCATCAGCTTCACCCAGCCCGTGGCGAAGGACTCGCTGCTGGCCATCCTGACGGACGAGTACGGCCAGGAGAAGCTGGACCTCGTCGTCACGCCGAGCGTCACGGGAGATTCCTACACGCTCACGCCCGCGGCTTCCGTCATCCGGGAGGGGCAGGAATACAACCTCATCCTGCGCGCCACCTCGGCGTATGACGGCACCGCCAAGACCTGGAAGGGCTTCTTCATCAGCGGCGACCCGAAGACGCCCAGGCCCGCCCAGCTCGTGAGCGCCGCGTTCAGGGATACGACCGTGACCGGCAACACCGCGGGGGTGCTGGACTCGGGTGAATGCGTCCTGCTCACCTTCAATCAGCTCGTGCTCTCGTCTCTTGAGCTGCTCGATGCCGTTGTCATCACGGGAACGACGACCTCGCAGATCTTCAAGGTGACGAGGGCTCCTCCCCCCAACGCCGGCTGTGCCGGGGAGGCGGCCACGAAGTACCCGATCGACATCACCAACTTCAACGACGCCACGAGCCGGTTCTTCTTCACCTACGCCTCCGCGACGACGTTGCCGCCGATCAACCCCAGCACCACCAGCGCCCGGGTGAAGATTGACTTCGCCAGGTTCCAGTCGCTGGACCCGGCGAGCTACTACGAGACCTCCTGGGGCGCCCCCATCCCCTCGACCACGGTCGTGGAAGCCGCCCTCACCAAGGCGCCGTAG
- a CDS encoding HIT family protein, with protein MSDVDVNDPCLGCAIVRGATRPVGGVLARSAGLVLHGVASPSPVPGWVVLTSARHARALYDLDDEAARELGPFAARVMRAQREVLGAEHAYAFAIGDVLRHFHLHLVPRYRDTPQRLWGRGAFDATPGDWRPEAELETAARALAAALGG; from the coding sequence ATGAGCGACGTGGATGTGAACGACCCCTGTCTCGGCTGCGCCATCGTGAGGGGAGCCACCCGGCCCGTGGGGGGAGTACTCGCCCGCTCGGCCGGACTGGTGCTCCATGGCGTGGCCTCGCCGAGTCCGGTACCCGGCTGGGTCGTGCTCACCAGTGCGAGGCACGCACGCGCATTGTATGACCTGGACGACGAGGCGGCGCGCGAGCTGGGCCCCTTCGCCGCGCGGGTGATGCGGGCCCAGCGCGAGGTGCTCGGCGCCGAGCACGCCTACGCCTTCGCCATCGGAGACGTGCTGCGCCACTTCCACCTGCACCTGGTGCCCCGCTACCGGGACACGCCCCAGCGCCTCTGGGGACGGGGGGCCTTCGACGCGACCCCCGGGGACTGGCGCCCGGAGGCGGAGCTGGAGACCGCGGCCAGGGCCCTGGCGGCAGCGCTGGGCGGGTGA